One window of Enterobacter sp. RHBSTW-00175 genomic DNA carries:
- the glnS gene encoding glutamine--tRNA ligase, with the protein MSEAEARPSNFIRQIIDEDLASGKHTTIHTRFPPEPNGYLHIGHAKSICLNFGIAQDYKGQCNLRFDDTNPVKEDIEYVESIKNDVQWLGFNWSGDICYSSDYFDQLFAYAVELINKGLAYVDELSADEIREYRGSLTAPGKNSPYRDRSVEENLALFEKMRAGGFEEGKACLRAKIDMASPFIVMRDPVLYRIKFAEHHQTGNKWCIYPMYDFTHCISDALEGITHSLCTLEFQDNRRLYDWVLDNITIPVHPRQYEFSRLNLEYTVMSKRKLNLLVTDKHVEGWDDPRMPTISGLRRRGYTSASIREFCKRIGVTKQDNTIEIASLESCIREDLNENAPRAMAVIDPVKLVIENYPQGESELVSMPNHPSKPEMGSRDVPFSADIWIDRADFREEANKQYKRLVLGKEVRLRNAYVIKAERVEKDAEGNITTIFCTYDAETLSKDPADGRKVKGVIHWVSAAHALPVEIRLYDRLFSVPNPGAADDFLATINQESLVIKQGFAEPSLKDAEISKAYQFEREGYFCLDSRYSTAEKLVFNRTVGLRDTWAKVGE; encoded by the coding sequence ATGAGTGAGGCTGAAGCCCGCCCGAGTAACTTTATCCGTCAGATCATTGATGAAGATCTGGCCAGTGGTAAGCACACCACAATTCATACCCGTTTTCCGCCGGAGCCGAACGGCTACCTGCATATTGGTCATGCGAAATCTATCTGCCTGAACTTTGGCATTGCGCAAGACTATAAAGGGCAGTGCAACCTGCGTTTCGATGACACCAACCCAGTAAAAGAAGACATCGAATACGTTGAGTCCATCAAGAACGACGTGCAATGGCTGGGCTTCAACTGGTCTGGTGATATCTGCTACTCCTCTGACTATTTCGATCAGCTGTTTGCTTACGCAGTAGAGCTTATCAACAAAGGTCTGGCGTATGTCGACGAGCTTTCTGCCGACGAAATCCGTGAATACCGCGGCTCGCTGACCGCTCCGGGTAAAAACAGCCCATACCGCGACCGCAGCGTAGAAGAGAACCTGGCGCTGTTTGAAAAAATGCGTGCTGGTGGTTTCGAAGAAGGCAAAGCCTGTCTGCGCGCCAAAATCGATATGGCGTCACCGTTCATCGTGATGCGCGACCCGGTGCTGTACCGCATTAAGTTCGCTGAACACCACCAGACGGGCAACAAGTGGTGCATCTACCCGATGTACGACTTCACCCACTGCATCAGCGATGCGCTGGAAGGGATCACTCACTCACTGTGTACGCTGGAATTCCAGGACAACCGTCGTCTTTACGACTGGGTGCTGGATAACATCACCATTCCTGTGCATCCGCGTCAGTACGAGTTCTCTCGTCTGAATCTGGAATACACCGTGATGTCCAAGCGCAAGCTGAACCTGCTGGTCACCGACAAGCACGTTGAAGGCTGGGATGACCCACGGATGCCGACCATCTCTGGCCTGCGTCGTCGTGGTTACACCTCTGCGTCAATCCGCGAGTTTTGCAAACGTATCGGCGTCACCAAGCAGGATAACACCATTGAGATCGCCTCTCTGGAGTCCTGCATCCGTGAAGATCTGAACGAAAACGCACCACGTGCGATGGCGGTTATCGATCCGGTTAAACTGGTTATCGAAAACTACCCGCAGGGTGAAAGCGAGCTGGTGTCTATGCCTAACCATCCGAGCAAACCGGAAATGGGCAGCCGCGACGTGCCGTTCAGTGCGGATATCTGGATTGACCGCGCTGACTTCCGCGAAGAAGCCAACAAGCAGTACAAGCGTCTGGTACTGGGTAAAGAGGTGCGCCTGCGTAACGCCTACGTGATCAAAGCTGAGCGCGTAGAGAAAGACGCAGAAGGCAATATCACCACTATCTTCTGTACCTATGATGCAGAGACCCTGAGCAAAGATCCGGCTGATGGCCGTAAAGTGAAAGGCGTTATCCACTGGGTGAGCGCAGCACACGCGCTGCCGGTTGAAATCCGCCTGTACGACCGTCTGTTCAGCGTACCTAACCCAGGTGCTGCGGATGACTTCCTGGCAACCATCAACCAGGAATCTCTGGTTATCAAGCAGGGCTTTGCTGAACCTTCACTGAAAGATGCTGAAATCAGTAAAGCGTACCAGTTTGAACGTGAAGGTTACTTCTGCCTGGACAGCCGTTACAGCACCGCAGAAAAACTGGTATTTAACCGTACTGTGGGTCTGCGTGATACCTGGGCTAAAGTCGGCGAATAA
- the chiP gene encoding chitoporin ChiP, translating into MRTFSGKRSALALAIAGVTAMSGLVVAPEAKAAGFIDDSTLTGGIYYWQRERDRKDVTEDKYKTNLSHSTWNANLDFQSGYAADMFGLDIAAFTAIEMAENGDSGHPNEIAFSSSNKAYKEDWSGDKSGVSLYKAAAKFKYGPVWARAGYIQPTGQTLLAPHWSFMPGTYQGAEAGANFDYGDAGALSFSYMWTNEYKAPWHIEMDKFYQNDKKTKVDYLHSLGAKYDFKNDLVLEAAFGQAEGYIDQYFAKASYKFDIAGSPLSTSYQFYGTRDKASSDTVNDIYDGTAWLQALTFGYKVGQVDLRLEGTWVKAEGQQGYFLQRMTPTYASSNGRLDIWWDNRSDFNADGEKAVFFGAMYDLKNWNLPGWAVGASYAYAWDAKPGDMATPDAYYDPNYRLKESSYSLDAIYTLQDGRAKGTMFKLHFTQYDNHSDIPSYAGGYGNIFQDERDVKFMVIAPFTIF; encoded by the coding sequence ATGCGTACGTTCAGTGGCAAACGTAGTGCGCTGGCGCTGGCTATTGCCGGTGTGACAGCAATGTCGGGCCTGGTTGTCGCTCCAGAAGCTAAAGCGGCAGGTTTCATTGATGATTCTACGCTCACGGGCGGTATCTATTACTGGCAGCGTGAACGTGACCGTAAGGACGTCACTGAAGACAAATACAAAACCAACCTTTCTCACTCCACCTGGAACGCCAACCTGGATTTCCAGTCGGGTTACGCCGCCGATATGTTCGGCCTGGATATTGCGGCATTCACTGCAATAGAAATGGCGGAAAATGGCGACAGCGGTCACCCGAACGAAATTGCATTCTCTTCCAGCAACAAAGCGTATAAAGAAGACTGGTCAGGAGATAAGAGCGGAGTCAGCCTGTATAAGGCCGCTGCGAAATTCAAATATGGCCCGGTATGGGCACGTGCGGGTTATATCCAGCCAACCGGACAAACGCTGTTAGCGCCACACTGGAGCTTTATGCCTGGTACTTATCAGGGGGCAGAAGCTGGCGCGAATTTTGACTACGGCGATGCGGGCGCACTGAGCTTCTCGTATATGTGGACCAACGAGTATAAAGCGCCGTGGCATATTGAGATGGATAAGTTTTACCAGAACGATAAAAAAACCAAAGTTGATTATCTTCACTCGCTGGGCGCGAAGTACGATTTCAAAAACGACCTGGTTCTTGAAGCCGCATTTGGTCAGGCTGAAGGCTATATCGACCAGTATTTTGCCAAAGCAAGCTACAAGTTTGATATTGCTGGCAGCCCGTTGAGCACCAGCTATCAGTTCTACGGTACACGCGACAAAGCCAGCAGCGATACGGTAAACGATATATACGACGGCACGGCGTGGTTGCAGGCTTTAACCTTCGGCTACAAAGTGGGCCAGGTCGATTTACGTCTTGAAGGGACATGGGTGAAGGCTGAAGGCCAGCAGGGTTACTTCCTGCAACGTATGACCCCAACCTATGCGTCCTCTAATGGTCGTCTGGATATCTGGTGGGATAACCGTTCAGACTTCAACGCCGATGGCGAAAAAGCCGTCTTCTTCGGTGCCATGTATGACCTGAAAAACTGGAATCTGCCGGGCTGGGCGGTGGGGGCTTCCTACGCTTACGCATGGGATGCAAAACCTGGCGATATGGCCACACCAGACGCGTACTACGACCCGAACTATCGTCTGAAAGAGTCCTCTTACAGCCTGGATGCGATTTACACCCTTCAGGATGGTCGCGCGAAAGGCACGATGTTCAAACTGCACTTCACTCAATACGACAACCACTCCGATATCCCAAGTTACGCGGGCGGTTACGGCAACATCTTCCAGGATGAACGTGACGTGAAATTCATGGTGATTGCCCCGTTCACAATCTTCTGA
- the chiQ gene encoding ChiQ/YbfN family lipoprotein translates to MKKIIIVAMLASGLVACAQTQAPKEDSRLKEAYSACINTAEGSPEKIEACQSVLNVLKKEKAHEQFATQENVRVMDYQACIQARKTGNDQEVAKRCDQIWKEIRSNNSN, encoded by the coding sequence ATGAAAAAAATCATAATCGTCGCGATGCTGGCATCGGGGCTGGTGGCTTGTGCGCAGACTCAGGCACCAAAAGAGGACTCGCGTCTGAAAGAGGCTTACAGCGCCTGTATTAATACAGCTGAAGGCTCGCCAGAGAAAATTGAAGCCTGCCAGAGCGTGCTTAATGTGCTGAAGAAAGAGAAGGCGCATGAGCAGTTCGCAACTCAGGAAAACGTCCGCGTGATGGATTACCAGGCCTGTATCCAGGCGCGTAAAACCGGAAACGATCAGGAAGTGGCAAAACGTTGCGATCAGATCTGGAAAGAGATTCGTAGCAATAACAGTAATTAA
- a CDS encoding STM2901 family protein yields MDTVEELGGTYFYHGNANVSPQELFLLIFVEGLANHLGVTVETAATILAGQPILPKRKVLGASGSRTSIASKVARRILKGARFPEGVRVETIIGMGRSRQTNNVGAVVGRAVPFVGYAQAVIIFALVARETRNKYNLIARPKDRIAWTYF; encoded by the coding sequence ATGGACACTGTAGAGGAACTTGGAGGGACGTATTTCTATCACGGGAATGCGAACGTATCCCCACAGGAGCTTTTTTTGCTGATATTCGTGGAGGGTTTGGCGAACCATCTGGGCGTAACAGTGGAGACTGCTGCAACTATCCTGGCGGGTCAACCTATTTTGCCCAAGCGTAAGGTGCTGGGTGCCTCAGGTTCGCGTACAAGTATTGCCTCCAAGGTGGCGCGCCGTATTTTAAAGGGAGCCCGTTTTCCTGAAGGTGTGAGGGTGGAGACTATCATTGGTATGGGTAGATCAAGGCAGACAAATAATGTTGGGGCCGTTGTGGGAAGGGCGGTTCCGTTTGTTGGGTATGCCCAGGCGGTGATCATCTTTGCCCTTGTGGCCAGAGAAACCAGAAACAAGTACAACCTCATAGCCCGACCGAAAGATCGGATTGCCTGGACATATTTCTAA
- a CDS encoding DUF1493 family protein, with product MLLPDEQEFLNYITENYSERKRPAQKDWSFQEHFNLVPEDLEDMLLDLFNRYGIEYSKFVMDSYFEPELFWFQFGLRKKFRDRQYKPLTLEMFIESAKAGYWLYD from the coding sequence ATGTTGTTGCCAGATGAGCAGGAGTTTTTAAATTACATCACTGAGAACTACAGTGAGCGCAAGCGTCCAGCCCAGAAGGATTGGAGCTTTCAGGAGCATTTCAATCTCGTACCCGAAGATTTAGAGGATATGCTGCTCGACCTTTTCAACCGGTATGGGATTGAGTACAGCAAGTTTGTCATGGACAGCTACTTTGAGCCGGAACTGTTTTGGTTTCAGTTTGGGCTGAGAAAGAAGTTTCGTGATCGACAGTACAAGCCGCTGACTCTCGAAATGTTTATTGAGTCTGCCAAAGCAGGTTACTGGCTGTATGACTAA
- a CDS encoding Hcp family type VI secretion system effector, with amino-acid sequence MSIPAYLWLKDDGGALIKGGVDVQDRECSIEVKGFHHNLMIPTDNATGKITGTRMHSPMLIIKEFDCSSPYLYKAVATGQSLVSAEIKWYRINYQGQEEEYFNMLLEGVRVVSISPAMAPGDNPNENHMETVELRYEKITWKHNDGNIIFSDAWNERQSA; translated from the coding sequence ATGTCTATACCAGCTTACTTATGGCTTAAGGACGACGGCGGTGCATTAATCAAAGGCGGAGTTGATGTCCAGGACAGAGAATGCAGTATCGAGGTTAAAGGGTTCCACCACAACCTCATGATCCCAACAGATAACGCCACCGGCAAAATAACCGGTACCCGCATGCACTCACCTATGCTGATCATCAAAGAATTCGATTGCTCAAGCCCATACCTCTATAAAGCAGTAGCCACCGGCCAGAGTCTGGTATCAGCTGAAATAAAATGGTACCGCATCAACTATCAAGGTCAGGAGGAGGAATACTTCAACATGCTCCTTGAAGGTGTGCGGGTCGTTTCTATCTCGCCAGCAATGGCTCCAGGCGATAACCCTAACGAAAACCACATGGAAACAGTCGAACTTCGTTACGAGAAGATTACCTGGAAGCATAACGACGGGAATATTATCTTTAGTGACGCCTGGAACGAACGCCAGTCCGCGTAA
- the fur gene encoding ferric iron uptake transcriptional regulator produces MTDNNTALKKAGLKVTLPRLKILEVLQGPDNHHVSAEDLYKRLIDMGEEIGLATVYRVLNQFDDAGIVTRHNFEGGKSVFELTQQHHHDHLICLDCGKVIEFSDDSIEARQREIAARHGIRLTNHSLYLYGHCAEGDCRENDHAHDAK; encoded by the coding sequence ATGACTGACAACAACACCGCATTAAAGAAGGCTGGCCTGAAAGTTACGCTTCCTCGGTTAAAAATCCTTGAAGTGCTTCAGGGACCAGACAATCACCATGTCAGTGCGGAAGACCTTTATAAGCGTCTTATCGACATGGGTGAAGAAATTGGGCTGGCGACCGTTTATCGCGTGCTGAACCAGTTTGATGACGCGGGCATTGTTACCCGTCATAACTTCGAAGGCGGTAAATCTGTTTTCGAACTGACTCAGCAACACCATCACGATCACCTGATCTGCCTCGACTGTGGCAAGGTCATTGAATTTAGTGATGACTCTATCGAAGCGCGCCAGCGTGAAATCGCGGCCCGTCATGGCATCCGTCTGACCAACCACAGCCTGTACCTGTACGGCCACTGTGCGGAAGGCGATTGCCGCGAAAATGATCACGCGCACGACGCGAAGTAA
- a CDS encoding ryhB-regulated fur leader peptide — protein MIRIIPSAFSVTSSLEVNRLATGQIPHD, from the coding sequence ATGATACGCATTATCCCAAGTGCATTCTCTGTCACTTCCTCCTTAGAAGTGAATCGTTTAGCAACAGGACAGATTCCGCATGACTGA
- the fldA gene encoding flavodoxin FldA — translation MAIIGIFFGSDTGNTENIAKNIQKQLGKDVADVHDIAKSSKEDLEGYDILLLGIPTWYYGEAQCDWDDFFPTLEEVDFNGKLVALFGCGDQEDYAEYFCDALGTIRDIIEPRGAAIVGHWPTAGYHFEASKGLADDDHFVGLAIDEDRQPELTAERVEKWVKQVREELNLDDILNA, via the coding sequence ATGGCAATCATCGGCATTTTCTTCGGCAGTGATACCGGCAATACCGAAAATATCGCAAAAAACATTCAAAAACAGCTCGGTAAAGATGTTGCCGATGTGCATGACATTGCCAAGAGCAGCAAAGAAGATCTCGAAGGCTATGACATCCTGCTGCTGGGTATTCCAACCTGGTACTACGGCGAAGCGCAGTGCGACTGGGACGATTTCTTCCCGACTCTGGAAGAGGTTGATTTCAACGGTAAGCTGGTTGCGCTGTTCGGTTGTGGCGATCAGGAAGATTACGCAGAATATTTCTGTGACGCGCTGGGCACCATCCGCGACATCATTGAACCACGCGGCGCAGCTATCGTAGGTCACTGGCCAACGGCGGGTTACCACTTCGAAGCCTCTAAAGGCCTGGCCGACGACGATCACTTTGTGGGTCTGGCCATCGATGAAGACCGCCAGCCAGAACTGACTGCAGAACGCGTTGAAAAATGGGTTAAACAGGTCCGCGAAGAACTGAACCTGGACGACATCCTTAACGCCTGA
- the ybfE gene encoding LexA regulated protein, with translation MAKEQTDRTTIDLFANERRPGRPKTNPLSRDEQLRINKRNQLKRDKNRGLKRVELKLNADAVDALNELASARDISRSELIEEMLIAQLEKLHSKA, from the coding sequence ATGGCCAAAGAACAAACGGACCGTACGACAATAGATCTGTTCGCGAATGAGCGTCGCCCGGGACGACCCAAGACAAATCCGCTTTCGCGCGATGAACAGCTGCGTATTAATAAACGCAACCAGCTTAAACGCGATAAAAATCGTGGGCTTAAGCGTGTCGAACTGAAACTCAACGCCGATGCCGTTGATGCACTCAACGAGCTTGCCAGCGCCCGCGACATCAGCCGCAGCGAGCTGATTGAAGAGATGTTGATCGCCCAACTCGAAAAATTGCACAGCAAGGCATAA